Proteins found in one Paenibacillus borealis genomic segment:
- the purT gene encoding formate-dependent phosphoribosylglycinamide formyltransferase has translation MWGAPFSARSKKLLLLGSGELGKEVIIEAQRLGVETVAVDRYEDAPAMGVAHRSYVLDMLDAEALKQLIRSEKPDLIVPEIEAIATGALVELEEEGFLVVPTARAARLTMDREGIRRLAAEELGLPTAGYRFADSLEELRQAVSELGTPCVIKPIMSSSGKGQSICRTPEDAAECWNTALEGARAKGTRVIVEAFVTFESEITLLTVRSVSGTVFCPPIGHIQKDGDYVESWQPHQMSEALLAEAQSVARAVTDQLGGYGIFGVELFLTPEGVLFSEVSPRPHDTGMVTMITQDLSEFALHVRAILGFPLESVRLLTPGASATLKAEEAGQAFAVSGIDEALALPRTQVRVFGKPEIRPGRRMAVTLSSAEDVEIARTTAKQAASMLKVEVYEDEQ, from the coding sequence ATGTGGGGAGCTCCTTTTTCAGCCCGGAGCAAGAAGCTGCTGCTGCTCGGCAGCGGTGAACTGGGTAAGGAAGTCATTATCGAAGCTCAGCGCCTTGGCGTAGAGACCGTAGCTGTGGATCGTTATGAAGATGCACCTGCGATGGGTGTAGCCCACCGCTCTTATGTACTGGATATGCTGGATGCAGAGGCACTGAAGCAGTTAATCCGTTCAGAGAAACCGGATTTGATTGTGCCCGAGATCGAAGCCATTGCTACCGGGGCACTGGTGGAGCTGGAGGAGGAAGGCTTCCTCGTAGTGCCAACTGCCCGCGCTGCACGGCTGACGATGGACCGGGAAGGCATCCGCCGCCTTGCGGCTGAGGAACTGGGTCTGCCGACCGCCGGCTACCGGTTCGCTGACAGTCTGGAAGAACTTCGCCAGGCCGTAAGTGAGCTTGGAACACCGTGTGTGATCAAGCCGATCATGAGCTCTTCCGGCAAGGGACAGAGTATTTGCAGGACACCTGAGGATGCCGCAGAATGCTGGAATACGGCTCTGGAAGGAGCGCGTGCCAAAGGTACGCGCGTCATTGTAGAGGCTTTCGTTACTTTTGAGAGCGAGATTACATTACTTACCGTCCGTTCGGTTAGCGGAACCGTATTTTGTCCGCCGATCGGCCACATCCAGAAGGATGGCGATTATGTGGAGTCCTGGCAGCCGCATCAGATGAGTGAAGCGCTGCTTGCCGAAGCACAGTCGGTGGCCCGGGCCGTGACGGATCAGCTTGGCGGTTATGGAATTTTTGGAGTGGAGCTGTTTCTGACCCCGGAGGGGGTACTGTTCAGCGAAGTATCACCCAGACCGCATGATACAGGTATGGTTACAATGATTACGCAGGATTTGTCGGAATTTGCTCTGCATGTCAGAGCCATTCTTGGATTTCCGCTGGAATCGGTTCGTTTGTTGACACCGGGAGCTTCAGCAACCCTGAAGGCCGAAGAGGCTGGACAAGCTTTTGCGGTAAGCGGGATCGATGAGGCGCTTGCCCTTCCCCGTACGCAAGTCCGGGTATTCGGCAAGCCGGAGATCCGCCCTGGACGGCGGATGGCAGTAACACTCAGTTCAGCGGAAGATGTGGAAATCGCGCGGACGACGGCCAAGCAGGCAGCGTCTATGCTAAAAGTGGAGGTATACGAGGATGAACAGTAG
- a CDS encoding dynamin family protein, which yields MGAEQGRLEREMVISGESPLTLLKQRMEDWEEQESTGIIADLIVKEQAGELTLAFCGHFSAGKSSMINGLCGKAVLPSGPVPTSANIVSIRSGAPRVLLHPQAGAPGVYQVIETTPDRLQEYCRQGAEYSAIEVWEEVPLLGIHGVLMDTPGVDSTDEGHQAATHSALHLADAVFYVMDYNHVQSENNLAFAKSLSDWGKPLYLIINQIDKHREHEIPIAEYRQQVESAFHEWGIHSAGLLFTSLKVKDHPLNQWNDLLNIIAGLLEQRGELLGYSLSRSLHHTAAAVLAAYREEQQEERSQLLEETGGTGEEVVAAELQAVSQGEDLLVQLPEQMRLELRSKLDGLLGNSNLMPADVRDAAGAYIESSSPGFRRGLLFTAAKREKEQATRLLHWHGLQQREITAQLEWHILQLVRDWAEGAGLWQEGAEPLLKQAFPALSQQWLADQAKPGTGSSGEALLNFCRALAAEIKGQFRRAALAFGEQLLAQLPPLLDERRAELSRREAALRRQAHAHAALAALDRAAAARADELAALLPPRRTLTPGVLPEVRALTAGALRAASPEQPPRSAAASHPAAAPWAAGTAQPSGGRRRLNEAAAALHAAAGLLRREPAMASAARSLAARAEDLAGGRFTMALFGAFSAGKSSFANALLGEEVMPVSPHPATAAVGRILAPEGGFAHATATVTMKSAEDFWEDILHSFSVLQLAPPQRESWTAAASRLQTSGLHPSSLPHAGFLRAAAAGWEESGPLLGTERIVSLQEYRSLVADEKRACFVQNTDLYYDSPLTRSGIVLVDTPGADSLHARHTGVTFGYMKNADAICFVTYYNHAFSKADRSLLAQLGRIKDSFALDKMFFIINASDLASDEAELEEVKMHVLQNLRAGGLTSPRIYTLSSLLALEGKSRGVREAYEASGFSSFEAALSEFAGEELPRLSLAAARDSLRSVRLRAEEWQQMALMAADQREEGLRQFRQHRDDAGLRLAQLEREERPIRDLRREGEELLYHVRQRLAFSFGRSFQESFHPSILREDGGNLKDIFTACGRELERSILRELEQELWATTLRLEAAGRRFVTRAAEAAAADLSIPGQDIQLLDNPDERWPAPSRLDCSLAPLDWAGLWSRFKSPRHFFEGPGRAEIRAAAEPWLKDAVAAAAASQEEQLLSFYTGAAAAALSRAADQLREGLAEREAAMSELLKGGDSAQHWSQIAGELSLLEQSFDDMVDSYL from the coding sequence GTGGGAGCAGAACAGGGCAGGCTGGAACGGGAAATGGTAATATCCGGTGAATCTCCGCTCACGCTGCTCAAGCAGCGGATGGAGGACTGGGAAGAACAGGAGAGTACAGGAATTATTGCGGATCTTATAGTCAAGGAACAGGCGGGTGAACTTACGCTTGCGTTCTGCGGTCATTTCTCGGCCGGCAAATCAAGTATGATCAATGGACTATGCGGAAAAGCAGTGCTGCCCTCAGGTCCGGTTCCAACCAGCGCCAACATCGTATCGATCCGAAGCGGTGCTCCGCGGGTATTGCTTCATCCTCAAGCCGGGGCTCCCGGTGTATACCAAGTTATTGAGACTACACCGGACCGGCTGCAGGAGTACTGCCGCCAGGGTGCAGAATATTCAGCGATTGAGGTCTGGGAGGAAGTTCCGCTGCTGGGGATACACGGCGTACTCATGGATACTCCCGGGGTGGATTCTACAGATGAGGGGCATCAGGCTGCAACTCATTCGGCGCTGCACCTGGCGGATGCCGTGTTCTATGTCATGGATTACAATCATGTGCAGTCAGAGAATAACCTGGCATTTGCCAAAAGCCTCAGCGACTGGGGCAAGCCGCTGTACCTCATCATCAATCAGATTGATAAGCACAGGGAACATGAAATCCCCATAGCGGAATACCGGCAGCAAGTCGAAAGCGCTTTCCATGAATGGGGGATTCATTCCGCAGGCCTGTTGTTCACTTCCCTCAAAGTGAAGGATCACCCACTGAACCAATGGAATGACCTGCTGAATATCATTGCAGGTCTGCTGGAGCAGCGGGGAGAACTGCTCGGCTACAGTTTATCCCGTTCCCTGCACCATACAGCGGCCGCGGTGCTTGCGGCTTACCGCGAGGAGCAGCAGGAGGAGCGGTCTCAGCTGCTGGAAGAGACCGGCGGTACCGGTGAGGAAGTTGTTGCAGCAGAGCTCCAGGCGGTTTCGCAGGGAGAGGATCTGCTCGTGCAGCTGCCGGAGCAGATGCGGCTGGAGCTGCGCAGTAAGCTGGATGGCCTGCTTGGCAACAGCAATCTGATGCCAGCCGATGTACGGGATGCTGCTGGAGCTTATATCGAGAGCAGCAGCCCGGGTTTCCGGCGCGGGTTATTGTTCACCGCGGCGAAGCGGGAGAAGGAGCAGGCAACGCGACTTCTCCACTGGCATGGGCTTCAGCAGAGAGAGATCACAGCTCAGCTGGAGTGGCATATACTCCAGCTCGTGCGTGACTGGGCTGAAGGCGCAGGGCTGTGGCAGGAAGGGGCGGAGCCGCTGCTGAAGCAGGCGTTCCCGGCGCTGAGCCAGCAGTGGCTGGCGGATCAGGCTAAGCCGGGAACCGGGTCTTCCGGCGAGGCGCTGCTTAATTTCTGCCGCGCGCTTGCGGCAGAAATTAAGGGACAGTTCCGCCGCGCGGCCCTGGCCTTCGGCGAGCAGCTGCTGGCCCAGCTGCCGCCGCTGCTGGACGAGCGGCGCGCGGAGCTCTCGCGCCGCGAGGCGGCCCTGCGGCGGCAGGCGCACGCGCACGCCGCGCTGGCCGCCCTGGACCGCGCGGCTGCCGCCCGCGCGGACGAACTCGCGGCGCTGCTGCCGCCGCGCCGTACCCTCACCCCCGGCGTCCTGCCGGAGGTGAGGGCCCTAACGGCTGGCGCGCTGCGCGCCGCCAGCCCGGAGCAGCCGCCGCGCAGCGCAGCGGCTTCGCACCCCGCCGCCGCACCGTGGGCGGCGGGTACTGCACAGCCGTCGGGCGGGCGCCGCCGGCTGAATGAGGCCGCAGCAGCGCTGCACGCTGCGGCCGGGCTGCTGCGCCGCGAGCCGGCCATGGCCTCGGCCGCGCGCAGCCTGGCGGCGCGGGCGGAGGACCTCGCCGGCGGCCGCTTCACGATGGCGCTGTTCGGAGCGTTCAGCGCCGGCAAGTCCTCCTTCGCCAACGCCCTGCTGGGCGAAGAGGTGATGCCCGTGTCTCCGCATCCCGCCACGGCCGCCGTCGGCCGCATTCTGGCTCCGGAGGGCGGATTCGCCCACGCGACTGCGACCGTAACGATGAAGTCGGCGGAGGATTTCTGGGAGGATATCCTCCATTCCTTCAGTGTGCTGCAGCTGGCACCGCCGCAGCGGGAGTCTTGGACCGCAGCGGCGTCCCGCCTGCAGACCAGCGGGCTTCATCCGTCCTCGCTGCCGCATGCCGGATTCCTGCGCGCGGCGGCAGCGGGCTGGGAGGAATCCGGCCCGCTGCTCGGAACAGAGCGCATAGTGAGCCTGCAGGAATACCGCAGTCTGGTGGCTGATGAGAAACGGGCCTGCTTCGTGCAGAATACGGACCTCTATTATGACAGCCCCCTGACACGGAGCGGCATCGTACTGGTTGACACCCCCGGAGCGGATTCCTTACATGCCCGGCATACCGGTGTGACCTTTGGCTACATGAAGAATGCGGATGCCATCTGTTTCGTGACCTATTATAATCATGCCTTTTCCAAAGCCGACCGCAGTCTTCTAGCCCAGCTGGGCAGAATTAAGGACAGCTTCGCCCTTGATAAAATGTTCTTTATCATCAACGCGTCAGACCTCGCTTCAGACGAGGCAGAGCTCGAAGAAGTGAAGATGCATGTATTGCAGAATCTGCGTGCCGGCGGCCTGACTTCTCCACGGATCTATACCTTGTCCAGTCTGCTTGCGCTGGAGGGCAAGTCCCGCGGGGTCCGGGAAGCGTATGAGGCTTCCGGGTTCAGCAGCTTCGAAGCGGCGCTCTCTGAATTTGCAGGCGAGGAGCTGCCGCGGTTGTCACTGGCGGCGGCGAGGGACAGTCTTCGTTCGGTCCGTCTCCGCGCGGAGGAGTGGCAGCAAATGGCGCTTATGGCAGCGGACCAGCGGGAGGAAGGGCTGCGTCAGTTCCGGCAGCACCGGGATGACGCCGGCCTCCGGCTGGCACAGCTGGAGCGCGAAGAGCGGCCCATCCGGGATCTGCGCCGCGAGGGTGAAGAGCTGCTCTATCATGTCCGGCAGCGCCTGGCCTTCTCCTTTGGCCGTTCCTTTCAGGAATCGTTCCATCCCTCTATCCTCCGGGAGGATGGGGGCAATCTGAAAGACATCTTCACTGCCTGCGGCCGGGAGCTGGAACGCAGTATCCTGCGTGAACTGGAGCAGGAGCTGTGGGCGACCACTTTGCGGCTGGAGGCAGCCGGGCGCAGGTTCGTTACCCGGGCGGCTGAAGCCGCAGCAGCGGATCTTTCCATCCCGGGGCAGGACATTCAGCTTCTCGATAATCCGGACGAGCGCTGGCCCGCCCCTTCGAGGCTGGATTGCTCCCTTGCCCCGCTGGATTGGGCGGGGCTGTGGAGCCGCTTCAAATCACCGCGTCATTTCTTTGAGGGCCCTGGACGGGCTGAAATCCGCGCAGCTGCAGAGCCCTGGCTCAAAGATGCGGTTGCTGCTGCAGCTGCGAGCCAGGAAGAACAGTTGCTGTCCTTCTATACCGGTGCGGCAGCTGCCGCACTTTCACGTGCGGCGGATCAGCTGCGTGAAGGTCTGGCCGAGCGGGAAGCGGCCATGTCGGAACTCCTGAAAGGGGGTGATTCAGCGCAGCACTGGAGCCAAATTGCCGGGGAATTATCGCTCCTTGAACAATCTTTCGACGATATGGTGGACAGTTATCTGTGA
- a CDS encoding PadR family transcriptional regulator encodes MSKNNPLPTEQLSDSAYYILLALLTPKHGYAIMKYIEELTEGEVKMGPATLYTLIKKLQKSGYILLNEDEDERRKTYQITSSGTALVEAEIERRLRMSRHGNIAQLNAKEALTYEN; translated from the coding sequence ATGTCTAAGAACAACCCATTGCCAACGGAGCAATTATCTGACTCGGCTTATTATATTCTGCTCGCTTTGCTCACTCCGAAGCACGGCTATGCAATCATGAAGTACATCGAAGAGCTAACCGAGGGGGAGGTCAAGATGGGGCCTGCCACACTCTACACACTAATAAAGAAACTGCAGAAATCCGGCTACATTCTATTGAACGAGGATGAGGATGAGCGGCGCAAGACCTATCAGATCACCTCAAGCGGAACGGCTCTGGTGGAAGCTGAGATCGAACGGAGACTACGTATGTCGAGGCACGGGAATATAGCACAGCTAAATGCTAAGGAGGCGTTGACTTATGAAAATTAA
- a CDS encoding DUF2812 domain-containing protein codes for MKINKQTRYILSKGLAFAEQSEMNKLSRLSENGWVLERFSRFGSGFIVRRGPAHKQIYCLDIQHVPQKDEKEYHEMFADSGWGYVCSAGDMHIFTAEPGTVPIHTDRSTLYEKYRKITRTSKLFAIVVMVLTILTMTLMYLSSQVWGHELPYNLTQVSLLLCAMFFLPAMMVYIAFSLRLRAHSN; via the coding sequence ATGAAAATTAATAAGCAGACACGGTACATTCTGTCTAAGGGACTGGCTTTTGCAGAACAGAGTGAAATGAATAAATTAAGCAGGTTGTCGGAGAATGGCTGGGTGCTGGAGCGTTTCTCCCGGTTTGGTTCTGGTTTCATTGTCCGCAGAGGTCCTGCGCATAAGCAAATTTACTGTCTGGATATCCAGCATGTGCCGCAGAAGGACGAGAAGGAGTACCATGAAATGTTCGCTGACAGCGGCTGGGGTTATGTTTGTTCCGCCGGGGATATGCACATATTCACTGCTGAACCGGGAACCGTTCCCATTCATACGGACCGCTCAACACTCTATGAGAAATACCGCAAAATTACCCGCACCAGCAAACTTTTCGCCATCGTAGTGATGGTGCTGACAATTCTCACCATGACCTTGATGTACCTGTCGAGCCAGGTCTGGGGTCATGAGCTGCCATATAATCTAACACAAGTTTCCCTGTTGCTATGTGCCATGTTCTTCCTGCCTGCAATGATGGTATACATCGCCTTCTCTTTAAGGCTGCGTGCCCATTCAAATTAA
- the nth gene encoding endonuclease III → MKVAEVRHILDTIGGMFPDAHCELNHSNAFELTIAVLLSAQCTDATVNKVTEDLFQKYKAPIDYISVPLEELERDIRRIGLFRNKAKHIQNLCSILIEQYGGEVPQAHDLLVTLPGVGRKTANVVISNAFGVPAIAVDTHVERVAKRLALAGWKDSVLEVEKKLMKAVPRDEWTLTHHRLIFFGRYHCKSQNPQCQVCPLLDVCREGKKRMKTAVIRKDKVHTKPNKDLEMKKRMG, encoded by the coding sequence ATGAAAGTCGCAGAAGTCCGCCACATCCTGGATACCATCGGAGGCATGTTCCCTGATGCGCATTGCGAGCTGAATCACAGTAACGCTTTTGAGCTAACCATTGCGGTGCTGCTCTCGGCCCAATGTACGGACGCAACAGTGAACAAAGTGACCGAGGACCTGTTTCAGAAGTACAAAGCTCCCATCGACTACATTTCAGTGCCGCTTGAAGAGCTCGAGCGGGATATCCGGCGGATTGGCTTATTTCGCAACAAGGCCAAGCATATTCAGAACCTCTGCTCCATTCTTATTGAGCAGTATGGCGGAGAAGTGCCTCAGGCCCATGATTTGCTGGTAACCTTACCGGGTGTCGGCCGCAAGACTGCGAATGTGGTCATATCGAACGCTTTCGGCGTACCGGCCATTGCCGTGGATACTCATGTGGAACGGGTAGCCAAACGGCTCGCGCTTGCGGGCTGGAAAGATTCGGTGCTGGAAGTGGAGAAGAAGCTGATGAAGGCGGTGCCGCGTGACGAATGGACGCTAACGCACCACCGGCTGATCTTTTTCGGGCGTTATCACTGTAAGTCGCAGAATCCGCAATGCCAGGTCTGCCCGCTGCTGGATGTATGCCGGGAAGGCAAAAAACGTATGAAAACCGCTGTAATCAGGAAAGATAAGGTTCATACGAAACCAAACAAAGATTTAGAGATGAAGAAGAGGATGGGATAG
- a CDS encoding S-layer homology domain-containing protein, producing the protein MADEIANIEIHMSHREGNIELSGQKRLKRSVQSYSAKAVSAVLAGAMVLSGAGAAFADSTTAGTSTAAVTTQTAAAAAGIFSDVKTGFWAEKHIYKLATQGIVVGNNGLFRPGDSVTQQEAVLMALRFMKLQGNVNTSTDVVLPADFLVTNYYKPYVVLAFQQGLLDKTVEMAADNLKTSWGERKASREWVAELLVRALGKSASAVAAAGEPTGFADDSKVSANKRGYINTAVDLGLANGLDGNRFDPQGAVTRAQLATFFSRAEAHNTLDYDNTFKGTVSSLNDGKLTLFSNGNTADFTLNANTAYFTSASETRISLNEIQPYTKVTVIGATYNAAYVELTDPTQQIDQAEGTLTKVSSGIVWVDSALGYDQYDYDAGTVFTDVNGTVIQPSSITAGSKIRLTRETYSGSHKVVKVQVTSGIVNKTATGTIQSVDTASKSITFKNADGTTESFKWEDGVSLFSSQNSILLPADLKAGAAASYTIKDNVIRSVEVTSGVERTVKGFIYELTNSTIVYQKTDGSREVKLLAAKPVIIIPNITNPVMSDLIADTVGGDNVQLTLNSSDQVTQIEVVSRQINQFTGATVVDFNAKTQFLTFTDNVGKAHVIKLDTSTKMSYDGTPTTSITSMGARLAENRKVDVTAINERALSVELSTKYSGTLTAINAATKTIIFKMSNGQLMTMSYPLAVDIFGKTGATMADVSVNVPVTAVLSGNQEVISVLRVASSAQLEVAGVNANTNKVTVKTSSGTSDIYVAAVPLTNEAGQTTTLSEIKTGDYVNINFDGTTVLSLQSVKQYSGQVSAVDAAAKTFTVKDYSGVPQIFTASAGVRITRDGVTTTDLSGLTTADRVLARKDASGVIIISVFSQLSRTFSRYETATNEIMTKRATLNENYKFALAANAYIHQGDTTLSVQSLKENDNIIMYFNNDKIVEIVKQ; encoded by the coding sequence ATGGCTGACGAAATAGCCAACATAGAAATTCATATGAGCCATAGAGAGGGGAATATCGAATTGTCCGGTCAAAAAAGATTAAAGCGTAGCGTTCAATCCTATTCTGCCAAAGCGGTGTCAGCTGTATTGGCCGGCGCTATGGTGCTTAGCGGTGCGGGAGCGGCTTTTGCCGACAGTACCACCGCCGGAACATCCACAGCAGCCGTAACTACCCAGACAGCAGCAGCTGCTGCAGGGATATTCAGTGATGTCAAAACGGGCTTCTGGGCCGAGAAACATATTTACAAGCTGGCAACCCAAGGGATCGTTGTCGGCAATAACGGTTTATTCCGTCCGGGAGACTCGGTTACCCAGCAAGAGGCTGTTCTCATGGCACTGCGCTTTATGAAGCTGCAGGGCAACGTGAACACCAGCACAGATGTGGTTCTGCCTGCTGATTTCCTTGTAACTAACTATTATAAGCCTTACGTTGTGTTGGCCTTCCAGCAGGGGCTGCTGGATAAAACGGTAGAAATGGCTGCAGATAACCTGAAGACCTCCTGGGGAGAGCGCAAGGCAAGCCGCGAATGGGTTGCAGAATTGCTGGTCCGGGCGCTGGGCAAGAGTGCATCTGCAGTAGCGGCAGCGGGTGAACCGACCGGTTTTGCCGACGATTCCAAGGTATCTGCCAATAAGCGCGGCTATATTAACACCGCAGTTGATTTGGGGCTGGCCAACGGATTGGACGGCAACCGCTTCGACCCGCAGGGTGCTGTTACCCGTGCCCAGCTGGCAACCTTCTTCAGCCGTGCTGAGGCACACAACACGCTTGACTACGACAATACATTCAAAGGCACAGTTAGTTCGTTGAATGACGGCAAGCTGACATTATTTAGTAATGGCAACACAGCGGACTTCACTTTGAATGCGAACACTGCTTATTTCACAAGTGCTTCCGAAACCCGTATCTCTTTGAATGAGATTCAGCCTTACACCAAGGTGACCGTTATCGGTGCAACGTATAACGCAGCTTATGTAGAGCTGACTGACCCGACACAACAAATCGATCAGGCGGAGGGGACTTTAACGAAGGTCTCTTCGGGTATAGTCTGGGTTGATTCAGCTTTGGGTTATGATCAATATGACTATGATGCCGGTACTGTATTCACCGATGTGAATGGAACAGTGATCCAGCCGTCATCGATTACTGCAGGCAGCAAAATTAGATTAACACGTGAAACGTACAGCGGTTCCCATAAAGTGGTGAAGGTTCAAGTGACCTCTGGCATAGTAAATAAGACCGCAACCGGCACGATCCAAAGTGTGGATACGGCTTCCAAGAGCATAACGTTCAAGAATGCAGACGGAACTACAGAAAGCTTCAAATGGGAAGATGGGGTTTCCCTATTCAGCTCCCAGAATTCCATTCTTCTGCCGGCTGATTTGAAGGCAGGTGCTGCTGCCTCCTACACGATCAAGGATAACGTGATCCGTTCTGTAGAAGTTACTTCAGGTGTAGAGCGTACTGTTAAGGGCTTTATCTATGAACTGACGAATTCTACAATTGTCTATCAAAAGACGGATGGAAGCCGTGAAGTGAAGCTGCTGGCTGCGAAGCCTGTAATTATTATTCCCAATATTACTAATCCTGTTATGAGTGATTTGATTGCTGACACAGTAGGCGGTGACAATGTTCAGCTCACACTGAACAGCAGTGATCAGGTAACCCAAATTGAGGTAGTCAGCCGGCAAATCAATCAGTTTACCGGAGCAACGGTGGTTGATTTCAATGCGAAGACACAATTCCTTACCTTCACTGATAATGTTGGCAAAGCACATGTAATCAAGCTGGATACAAGTACTAAAATGTCTTATGATGGTACCCCGACAACATCGATTACCAGTATGGGTGCAAGGCTTGCCGAAAACCGGAAAGTAGATGTGACTGCTATTAATGAGCGGGCATTGTCTGTTGAGCTGTCAACTAAATATTCCGGTACACTCACTGCGATCAATGCTGCGACGAAGACCATCATTTTCAAAATGAGTAATGGACAGCTGATGACCATGAGTTATCCACTCGCCGTCGATATCTTCGGCAAAACCGGTGCGACCATGGCAGATGTTTCGGTGAATGTGCCTGTAACTGCAGTACTATCGGGCAATCAAGAGGTAATTTCGGTTCTGCGGGTAGCCTCATCTGCACAGCTTGAGGTTGCAGGAGTGAATGCCAATACCAACAAAGTCACTGTCAAGACAAGCAGTGGAACCAGCGATATTTATGTAGCGGCAGTTCCTCTTACCAATGAAGCCGGCCAGACAACCACTCTTAGTGAGATTAAGACGGGCGATTATGTGAACATTAACTTTGACGGGACTACAGTATTATCGCTGCAGTCGGTTAAGCAGTATTCCGGTCAAGTCTCAGCAGTGGATGCTGCAGCGAAAACCTTCACCGTGAAGGATTATTCCGGAGTGCCACAGATCTTCACCGCCAGCGCAGGGGTAAGAATTACCCGTGACGGTGTGACTACCACAGATCTGAGCGGCCTTACTACAGCGGATCGGGTATTAGCGCGTAAGGATGCCAGCGGAGTAATCATTATTTCCGTATTCAGTCAGCTCAGCCGCACCTTCTCGCGTTATGAGACTGCGACCAATGAAATTATGACCAAACGCGCCACACTTAATGAAAATTATAAATTTGCGCTTGCTGCAAATGCATATATTCATCAAGGTGACACGACTTTATCCGTGCAATCTCTCAAAGAAAATGATAATATTATAATGTATTTTAATAACGACAAGATCGTGGAAATAGTGAAACAATAA
- a CDS encoding GerMN domain-containing protein yields the protein MNKKLTYAGIAVLLLAVISGCGDKPTASPADAAGQDSSSVSSGAEGNAGNDSSANSTNAPQATSTTEPAATEAPAATEQPAAPEKQNQNIQIYYTDPQQTDLVAAEVSISFTDAKEKYTEAFKALQTSKNADQIPLWNKIELKSLEFTNGQIVLDIHKPDEAQLGAGGEALAISALSQTFFQFEEVKNIDVLVDGEQVESLMGHVDLVHPITRENNGL from the coding sequence ATGAACAAGAAATTGACATATGCAGGTATAGCAGTATTGCTGCTCGCAGTAATTTCGGGATGCGGTGACAAACCAACTGCATCGCCGGCGGATGCAGCGGGACAGGATTCATCCTCCGTTTCGAGCGGAGCTGAAGGAAACGCAGGAAACGACAGCAGTGCTAATAGCACTAATGCACCTCAGGCAACAAGTACGACAGAGCCTGCGGCCACAGAAGCTCCTGCAGCTACTGAACAGCCGGCAGCACCAGAGAAGCAGAACCAGAATATCCAAATTTATTATACGGATCCTCAGCAGACAGATCTGGTGGCGGCCGAAGTCTCCATCAGCTTCACGGATGCCAAAGAAAAATATACAGAAGCCTTCAAGGCTCTGCAAACCAGCAAGAATGCTGATCAGATTCCGCTTTGGAACAAAATTGAGCTGAAATCTCTGGAATTCACGAATGGACAGATTGTCCTGGATATTCATAAGCCGGATGAAGCGCAGCTTGGTGCAGGCGGTGAGGCCCTGGCAATTAGCGCGTTGTCCCAGACCTTCTTCCAGTTTGAAGAAGTGAAGAATATCGATGTGCTGGTAGACGGAGAGCAGGTAGAGAGCCTGATGGGGCATGTGGATCTCGTGCATCCGATTACACGTGAGAACAACGGATTGTAG